AGCTGACTATTTGGGGCGCAAAGAGATTGTATGAATTGAAATAACACAATGAGCCTTTGACTCTTGAATATCcaaagaaacatattttataaacgcCTATAAAAAGTCGTTCTTGCTTAGTTTTGTTTCCAACGAAGATGTCTTGCCGCAACTCTTATTAGCGGGGTTCTTCTCCCCCTAAAGCTGTCATAAAGCGGTAACGACTTTTGTGCGCTACatgaactttaatttttttcgtcgtTTTACGggttacttaattttttaaattctgtaaTGTAAAAGAAAgtctatatatgtaagtattttgagaaatatacatacaaacattttgtgGCTCGTGTTCAAACTTTTGCGCAGTTGGTCTAATGACAACACTCTTACAACAAAACTAGCATAGTACGACATACCTGAATACTGCGCCGTTCCATTTAGATAAGGGTAGCACATGCCCAGTAAGCGCAACTAATGTCTCAGGGACAGTGGGTTCAAATGTgataaaactgataaaaattaTCAATGAACAGCTTTATATATAATGACCAACAGTACTTAAGTCGCAACATAAACAAGCATTAGAGTCCCAGTTTATATCCAGGAAACTAAACTGTTTCTTCATAACCTAAATTACAATGGCGATAATATAAGATCCCTGcttgtaaaagaaaaaaatcagaacATTTGTGATTGATGATGCGACTCTGtcggaaatattaattttctgtaGATCTACGGTCTCCTTGGTGGTGATAACTTTCTCATTCGACTGGAATTGCTACCCGGCGAGAGACTTTGTCAAATTTGGAAATATAGAGAAGTCGTAAGGGGCCGATAATGAAGCTGAGCTGAGGTGGTACGTTGTCTTGAATCATTTTATCTACAATTCACTATTATATTTGTTCAATAATGCGGTATAGTAGAACCTGTTATGGAGGAAGTGTTTTTTTCTTTGCCAATGAGGCCATTTGTTCTGCAATTTACTGTctatttattcaataattagCCATAGTAGAGATCTCGACCTTTTGAAGAAGATCAGACCTTTTCAATCCCAGAAAGCAGAGTTACTCTTCCGGTCAGTAGGACAGTCTTCAGTCCTTCTTTGGTGCAGATACGCCGCATGACGTCACTGTTGGGTTGGCTCTGTAGGCTATGAGACACACGGTCTTTTAAAATTACTACTTACTCAGTTATTTCGTCAACCTTCCAACGGTACCGAGCTTTTCCCCGCGCCACAATAAAAGCTGATTGAATTTATGTAAGAAAAAATACTTGACTACTTTTCGCTCACTACTGTCACACTGTGCTAAGCGCCCGCATGCGTCTTAGGGGCCAACAAGAAGTCGCaacaattgaatttgaattattaTGTGCAAAGaggatatatacacacacacacaaacgaatacatacatacatacaatcgcACAATTTATATGAATGCACTTTGTGTACATGGTCCTTTCTTACACTTCTATTGTCGTAAGTATTTTTCGTTAAGTACATTGGCCGCAAAAAAGGTAAAATGCCAATGCATTGCCAGCGGGGTGATTGAATCATTTTCGCGCGCATTCGCCTTGGCCAGCTGGGTGAATACTCATGCGCACATGCCCATATGCAGAACTGAGAGTGtgtcggtatgtatgtatgtattcttaaGATAACGTTTGGTGTACGAAGGAGCACGGGATTTTCCTTTTGCTTTATAAAGGGATCACCATGAAGGTACTATATGGTATGTTTGTGTGCGTTCATGTGTATGTGAGCGGCAGTGTTTATgagtttgttattattgtgtaGTCTATGCGACATGCGCACCTTGACATAAATCTTGAAAGACCAGCGGAGTCCTTTGTAACGGTCtccttttttaataatacaagTAAATGGTACGTAGATGATTAAAAATCCATGACAGACAGAGCAGCTGAGCGCTACTGCTTACAAACATactaacaaatatatgtatgtatgcttaaaaatatataagttcgtctgaatatatgtatgtatgtgtgttctccaatatgtaaatattaattaaaaaaggttGCGTGTCCTTAATTGTTCTTTACATGTGTGAATGGCTGTTTGTGATTTGTCTACCACTGATATGTAGTAGAAAGATTAGGCAAAGAAAGAACTATATAGTAACGATTTGCTAGGACAGCTAAACTGATtcgaaacatatacatatgtacgtatgaattagggctcttaaaattattcgattaacctgaaaaccgattattcgaatatccggtttgtaaccgttcgtatgaatattaaccggttagtactattcgaatagtcgttgttctacgattattcgaatagttgttctgctgcttattcgaataataccctattcggttaattcggttagtcgattagtcgaatatcaAGAgccctagtatatatatatatataagtattctTGCAACAAAAGCTGTCTCTAAAGAAAATAGAGAACTCGGTTTATGGTCCGGTCCGATAACTGGTTTGGATCCAAATGACGACTAACtattatacatgcatatattaaaGAAATGTACAGATAAGGTCCTCCAGATTTCCCAGGATTGAAGTCAATCGTGTACAATTAattcgagtatatatgtatgtatgtaattggcgtaggaaccgcctatgcgattatagccgaatcaataaTCAACTCAATAATCAAGTAAAGCAGATCGCTCTCCACTTGATCTTTTCAACAGAATAGGGGTGAAGGTCTTCCACTTCCGctgcttccaccggcgggtactgcttCGAAAACCTTCAAAGCTGGACTATTTTCGTCTATtcgaataacatgacctagccagcgtagccgctgtctttttattcgctgaactatgtctatgtatgTCGTTCTattaaaggaccataaatcttgcgcataaCTTTTTTCTCGAAAATGCCGTCTGAAAtttggttcgtcaagagaggactatacttttcaattgcctactactattcagtccaaagtagcaccttttAGCAATAGTGATCCTGCGTTTGATTTTAAGGTTAACGTTATTggtgtttcatttcatttccatttccattttatCATGAAAAGATATACGAtgcaacaacgagtcgaaattattaaagtttACAACCGAAATTAAGGTGAGTGGCCTCAACTGTAAGAGCGCTATATCCAATATTTGAGCGTCATAATTGTCCtgtcacacgtcgttctcaagcgttgggcatctctgtgacgtggTTGTTGCGAATTTTGCAAAAAGATCTTACGATCTTTACAacatcaaattgacgcaagaactgaagctgcTTGActaccagaatcgtcgtatgttcgtgaattgggctggtCAACATGTTGAAaattatccggattttcatcgaaaaaccaccttcagcgatgaggctcatttctggcttggtcaggcagcaatccactcgtactccatgagtcacctttgcatcccgaaaaaattacggtttcatgcgatttatgggccggcgtcgtcattgggccgtacttcttccgtaagGATTTAAACTGGcacattactgtgaatgggaatcgctaccgctaaaTGATAACggaatatttttggtccgaattggatgatatggacttggacaatatgtggttccaaccgGACGGCGCACAacctttcacaggaataaagaatttcattgatatcccaaaccgtttttgttgtgttgctcttattgaaaaacccttccAAAAAAACACTTTGTGTACGATTCATATGTATGATACCCATTAAAACGAAACCTTACTTCCCACTTTGCCGACCCTGAAGCCGTTTTCAGACAGGGTTCATCTATGGtaattttatttgtgatttGGAGATCAACTGAAGAAGCATCTTAATATTGAATAGACGAACTAAATAAGGAATATACTTTACTTGGTGTCACTAGGCATAAAATACGGTAGTCTCTGTGACAGTTTAAGAGAATATTAGGTCCTTATTGTGTACTTATTGCTTAGAAAACACAAGGGATATAAAGTGGTGAGGCTTAGTTCGGTATTTTTGCTAATCTGGATGATATTCAAAGCATATCAGCAGAGCGATCTGCGTGGATTGCTATATATGGCTTAGTAtgatttcttaaaaaactgaGAATCAGGTGATTGGACTGCGTATGAAGGATCTAACAATATCACGGAAGTAATATCCGTTCCCAccacagtcggttctacgtaagcAGAACGAAACCCGATTTCTATCCggtcaaggactgtcaaatcgcgaccattcctcaaaattatttgggacgTTCTATGCCGCTACAACATTAGTTTGGCGTGTCATCTACTACTATTGGGTTTAAAAAGTGTTATAATCATAGATCTTTATTATCGATATATAATGAGAGATACCGACACAATAAAGAAAAGTcattaattaagaaaaagtataattattatttaactatttaCAGCAGACTGTACAACATCCtgttttccaaataattttgttttaagaaattaaataaatttaaataaaataattcaataaccGATATATTAAACATTGTCATATCGATAACATCAATAACAACTGCCAACACAAATGCCTCAAAAAATGTGGTGCTTTTTCTAACTCCGAGCAATCTGGCAACGAATAATGTATCGATTGTTTTTCACTGTATTTTCTAGCGAAATAAAATACCACTACCACCGCCACTGGAGCAATATAAACAATGAAGAATTTCCAATTCGGTTTCGTTTTATCGTGTTGCACGTATTATAATCCAGAAAAGATTTAGGCGTTTCCCCCCGCTTAAAGTGTAACAAAACACTAAATTGAAGGCATGAATTGCAAGTGTAAAGTGCATTTGAAAGTGGCATAAGGAAATAATGGGTAAAGAAGTGTCCGCTGCTATAAAAAACGGTAAGTGTTTTAATGGCCAAACCCACGTCACTTTGCGGAATAGATAACGATGTAAGCCACTTATCCATATAGAAtatgataaaatttaattgctttcgtatataatatagttttgttataaaattacgctaatgaaaataataaatttgttgtgCCAAAGGGGtagtataaaacaaaatacatgCTAATCGATTGATTGAATTTtcaatatgtatttgcatacataAACCTCTATTTGAATATGCATATTCACAAATGGCAGTGTTGGTGTGACACGGCAAACATGATTAACTAGTAAACTCGATGGATGCTTGTCTAGAAGCGGAGCAGCCGGTTCGATGCTGGCATTGTTTTTGGTTGGTTGCCATTCGCAACGCTAATTCTGCCATATTACATTACCATTAAATTGTTGCTCAATAACCACGGATTTGTTTTACATCATTAAAAGATATGCACCAACAACAGATACACAATTACTGATTAGCttcaattaaaacttaaattatagTGAAGGGTTATTAAACTAATGATTTGGTTTAAAGAAAAATAGGAGAAgtgcatatttaaaattttgttacatTTGAACTCATTTCAATGCTGGCGTTGTGAGGTATTTCTATATGGCCCACCTCTTCATTAAAGCATGTCAAAATACACGTAGGTAACTAATAGTATATGAAAGCAATAGTTTTCCTGAAATATCTCTAGCAGTATGTACGAGTTTTTAATacttaatttgtaataaatttagaaaatatacgcTGCATAATTCACCATCTCATTTTACTTAATACCAATACTTTTTTGTTAGTTATttctaactaaaaatatttacatacgactaaataaacatttaatatcttaaaaagtactttaaataaatacaaacggAAGTATATACATAATTCTTATCAACACTACTCGTATATTGAGTTTCTTATCAAATGTTCCGTTCTTTTTGTTAAAGTGTCTTACTCTCTtcacatattatatgtatgtatgtaaaccgTCTGTTTACCTATTGTTGTTATAGGTTGATAGGTCTGTaaccataatattatataatagctgAGTAAAAGGGCATGCCACGTATTTAAATTCTACTCAATGCTAAAGCTGTCTTAAGAATCGACACCACAATTCACTTTCGCTGTTACTTGTAGGAGGCTTTGTTGTTCAGGGACACCCAGTCAGCTTGCGCAGGTCAGACTAGTTCAGTTAGATTTTAGCATACTGTAGACCATTAACTGAGCATGGCAAGCCCACAAAGCAGCTGGTTTTGGGAATGTACACTCGCTACCGTCACTCTTTgtcttgaacatttttataaagACCAAAAGCTAAACGCCAAGTAACAGCAAGCTACAAAGAAGTATGAAGTGGaggctaacaacaacaacaaggcaatcaaacaaaacaagtaaacaACCAACCAAACAAGCCGCAGTTTGTCCAAGTTAGCAATTGGCTTGTTGGCGCACATATCGCACCTACAAGCGTTCGCTTAAAGCTCAGTAGCGGTCGGAATACGTTGCTGTGCAGTTGAGTTGGCGCGCTTCTTACGTTCAGTGTAGATCGAGTAGCAATtgtgttgaaaaataatttgttttcgttttgctCGATATTTCGtttcgtataattttattaattttgtttttgtttcgttttttggTGTTTGTTTTTATCTGGTTAGtgctaaatttttgtaaaataattaaaaatctacatatttacatacatatattatactgacgtgcaaaaaacaaacaattattaACGCTGTTTACacattaaatcatatttttttttttcataacagcAACTATGACAGTATATGATGAACTGTACGAGCGCCTTTCAAAGGTTGGACAGGAGCATTTGCTTAAATTCTGGGATGAGTTGTCGCTCGATCAGCAGGAAATCTTGGTGCGTGACATAGCCGAACTCAATCTGAAAGAATTGAAATTGTATTTTGAACGTGCAACTGCATCGCTGCAAGAGAATGGCATTAAGCTGGATGATCGCATGCAACCAGTGCCTGAAGAGAATCTAGTTAGCATTGAGCGTACTGCCGAAGAGCGTCTCAAGGCTTATGAAGAGGAGGGAATGCGTCAGATTAGTGCCGGACATGTTGCTGTCTTGCTAATGGCTGGTGGACAaggtaaattaaattattttctatattatgAAAAAGCGCAAAGCGGAGTGcgtataatatttgaaaattatttaatatttagtttaacaattCACAAACATCAAGTGTATCATTTGTGTTGTGTTAAATCGTATTTGCGCGCTTTTGCGCTATTACACATTTGCGCGCAGTGagtaaaagctttttttttcaactaatgCATAATCAACTGTGTAAACGGCTTAAATGTAATAAAGGCAACACAGAGTTCAATATTACTGCGCAACTGTGCTGTCGTGGCTGCTTGGCAAGTttatatgtaggtgtgtatgtatatatttatgtgtcttCGTTGCACCGTTAGCGCCTCCTTTTCAAAGAGTATGTGTAGTATACTCGTACTTTTgagaaaatgataaataaaataattaacttgcCTGTCACGTAACTTCATACAAACACCGAAGCAAGAAATACTCACAAAGAATACGCCTCAAAGTTACCGTAATATACAAACCAGTAACCACTTTGTATCTCAACTGTTGCATAGCTCAATACGATTTCTTAATGGTTTTGTCTTTTTCTTCACttcttatttattgttttaaatcgAGTTTACTCAAAGTAAGCTTAGTCATTTGAAAAAGGCGCTGAAAGACAAGAATTGTATGATTTCTTGTATTGCTTCAATAATAACAATGCAATGTTATATTATTAGATCATTTTGTAGATTGAAAGGCAAATTCGCTGCGGTGGCagtgcttttttttatttatttaaatgcgcAATTCTTGTAGCTGCACCTAGCTAAGACTCCATTCGTTTACCGGTCTGACAGTAAGGTAGCATACgatgcctttgttgttgttgtaatagtgCAAAGCACAGCCTAAATAGTTTTAGAGTATGTAACAATTGTAACAGTCATTGACCCGATATCAAATCCGCTGCTTTCGGTTATTTGTTGGACCGCCTTGTCTGGTAACATTAAAATCGTAGTTTTTGTTGCTACAGTGAATGGCTGAATAAAAATCCGAGGAGCTACGTAGACCCGACTATCCCGGCTGTGTCGAATTCACCTGAtactgaaatttttgaaattaatattgtgttgttgtaatactAGAAAACATTTTCCGATTGAAATAGTGTTTTGCTTTAATGGTAACAGTACTTGTGGCGATATACAACTGGATTCAGCCCACTAACCCAGGCTTTTCTTTCCGTTCAACACTCCACCAAATAccgtaatagccttttcgcacaggagctaattgattaattaaccggcctttgctcaattaaagcgctgatttagatcgatttaccatacaaaataaaaatctaatttttctgcattaaactgatttctcaaataaaatttttattgatcaattaacttggctgtgcgaaaaggctataatgcATTTCTCCTACTAGACACCGGCATTTGTTTGtcataattatacatatgtatatataattgtatgtatgtttagtcTTCCAAGAATCTTTCGTTGCTCACAGATCTTGATAACAGATAACAGTGATGAGATAAAGATGTTTTGGttctcacttatttttttgttaaggaAATGGAAGTGAATCAATTAACTGATAAAATAAtgcactttaaatttattttttacgggATCTTCATTTAAGTGCTTTGAAATTTAAGTAGTAAATATTGTTATAGTTAATAGCTAACATAAATAGTactttaaaaacataattactTCTAATTACGagttaattaaaagaaatgtcAACGATAATTGCAGAAAGGGCTATGCCGTTAAGCAAGTTTATTCCTTTATCTACTTTGCAATCatttttacacacatatatatatgtgtttgtatgagcctacatacatacaagttaaaaataacTCAAGCGCCTtgacatattatatttatttaatgcattCTCGCGCTTACAGCGCTACCTACAATACTAACATGCACACATATATCGATATCTGCAGCTCGGCATTCTTGTTTtacaattaatatgcaataaatactaaaatttgcagtacaaatatatacaaattttatctGTAAGCCCGATTAGTGTAACTCTTATACCAATCGACTTCAGAGccctataaatatttatgcaactaGGTGTGACTTTATTCAAAAACATCTTTCTGCACAGACTACCATGAGGCATTTACgtcaacacaaaacaagaattGATTTAAACCAAACAAACACGTTTTAAAGGTCAGCCAGCAGTGATGAAGCCTTTTTTagtaaaagacaaaacaagcaaGATATTAAAATAAGAAGTATATGGCGGTATGTAGCTAAAAACGTAAGAATCTCTGTTTCTTTGTCATAAAATTTGGTTAAGACGCGctttgaattattttcaaattaattgatttgggTTTGAATGTTCAAATTTGATGCCGCATTGATTGCGCATGCTTAAATGAACTAACGGAATtttattcttgtattttttcaaagtgaTTTGTTGAATAAATTATATAGAGATTGAGAgtcttcaaatttatttaattttatatagttaTTAACACATTGTTGCCACATATTCACCACACTTTAGCctataataaattcaaaacttttcaaacttaattatttttatatacataaataagcaTTTGCACTCAATAACTCAAACCACCCTCTTTCTCCCCCTACAGGCACCCGTTTGGGTTTCGCTCATCCTAAAGGTATGTACGACGTGGGTCTCCCATCGAAAAAGTCCCTCTTTCGCATACAAGCCGAACGCATACAGAAACTAGAAGAATTGGCTTATGCCGCCACTGGCAAGCGTGGCGTGATCACGTGGTACATCATGACATCGGAACACACAATACAACCAACCAACGAATACTTCATGGCCAACAACTATTTTGGACTGAAAAAGGAGAATATCATACTCTTCGAACAGGGTTCATTGCCATGTTTCGATTATGATGGTCGCATCATCTTGGATCAAAAACATCGTGTCGCACGTGCACCCGACGGTAATGGTGGATTGTACAGAGCATTGAAGCAACAAGGCATACTGGATGATATTAAGAAACGCGGTGTTTTGTATTTGCATGCGCACAGTGTGGATAATATATTGATTAAGGTGGCCGATCCGGTATTTATCGGTTATTGTGTACAAGAGAATGCCGACTGTGCCGCCAAGGTTGTGGAGAAATCACATCCCAATGAAGCTATCGGTGTGGTGGCCATAGTGGATGGTAAAAATCAGGTGGTGGAATATAGTGAAATTTCGGCGAAAACCGCTGAAATGCGCAATCCCGACGGGCGTTTAACTTTCAGTGCTGGCAATATTTGTAATCATTTCTTCTCGGCagcttttttgcataaaattggtGAAACATATGAGAAAGAGTTGAAACTACATGTGGCCAAGAAGAAGATACCATTTGTGGATAACTCAGGCAAACGTATTGCACCAGAGAAACCCAATGGCATCAAGATTGAAAAGTTCGTCTTCGATGTGTTTGAGTTTGCGCAAAAATTTGTGGCTATGGAAGTGCCACGTCACATAGAGTTCAGCGCGTTGAAGAATGCCGACAGCGCTGGCAAGGATTGTCCATCGACGGCACGTGCAGATTTAGCGCGTCTACATAAAAGTTACATTGAAGCAGCTGGCGGTATTGTGCATGGTGAAGAATGTGAGATTTCACCGTTTGTCAGTTACGCTGGCGAGAACTTGACGCCGCTGGTGGCTGGCAAATCATTCACAAGTCCGGTTTACTTACGCAGCAATCGTGATCCCTACCATGGACATCTGTGACTTGGTTTTGTTTAAGAAATGTGAATATGCTGATAAATACAATAAGAGTAGTTGACTGATGTTAACTGTGTATGTACAGTTGTAAATGCAGTTAAAGCTAGATTTGTATAGTTTTTGTTATGGTTTccgttaatttaatataaaaatttatgtttaacgTATATAgaacaaaatttattgatttgtagaCGACGCGTTGCAATGTCTACAAATATTGAATAGTTATTttataatcaaaatttaaaaaagctttgcttgaa
This portion of the Zeugodacus cucurbitae isolate PBARC_wt_2022May chromosome 3, idZeuCucr1.2, whole genome shotgun sequence genome encodes:
- the LOC105212438 gene encoding UDP-N-acetylhexosamine pyrophosphorylase isoform X1, which produces MGKEVSAAIKNATMTVYDELYERLSKVGQEHLLKFWDELSLDQQEILVRDIAELNLKELKLYFERATASLQENGIKLDDRMQPVPEENLVSIERTAEERLKAYEEEGMRQISAGHVAVLLMAGGQGTRLGFAHPKGMYDVGLPSKKSLFRIQAERIQKLEELAYAATGKRGVITWYIMTSEHTIQPTNEYFMANNYFGLKKENIILFEQGSLPCFDYDGRIILDQKHRVARAPDGNGGLYRALKQQGILDDIKKRGVLYLHAHSVDNILIKVADPVFIGYCVQENADCAAKVVEKSHPNEAIGVVAIVDGKNQVVEYSEISAKTAEMRNPDGRLTFSAGNICNHFFSAAFLHKIGETYEKELKLHVAKKKIPFVDNSGKRIAPEKPNGIKIEKFVFDVFEFAQKFVAMEVPRHIEFSALKNADSAGKDCPSTARADLARLHKSYIEAAGGIVHGEECEISPFVSYAGENLTPLVAGKSFTSPVYLRSNRDPYHGHL
- the LOC105212438 gene encoding UDP-N-acetylhexosamine pyrophosphorylase isoform X2, which encodes MTVYDELYERLSKVGQEHLLKFWDELSLDQQEILVRDIAELNLKELKLYFERATASLQENGIKLDDRMQPVPEENLVSIERTAEERLKAYEEEGMRQISAGHVAVLLMAGGQGTRLGFAHPKGMYDVGLPSKKSLFRIQAERIQKLEELAYAATGKRGVITWYIMTSEHTIQPTNEYFMANNYFGLKKENIILFEQGSLPCFDYDGRIILDQKHRVARAPDGNGGLYRALKQQGILDDIKKRGVLYLHAHSVDNILIKVADPVFIGYCVQENADCAAKVVEKSHPNEAIGVVAIVDGKNQVVEYSEISAKTAEMRNPDGRLTFSAGNICNHFFSAAFLHKIGETYEKELKLHVAKKKIPFVDNSGKRIAPEKPNGIKIEKFVFDVFEFAQKFVAMEVPRHIEFSALKNADSAGKDCPSTARADLARLHKSYIEAAGGIVHGEECEISPFVSYAGENLTPLVAGKSFTSPVYLRSNRDPYHGHL